The Ralstonia pickettii DTP0602 genome segment AGCTGCTGGCGCTGGCCGAACGCTCGCCCGACCACTCCGAGCACCGCGCCGACGAACCCTATCGCCGCGCGCTGATCGGCATCTACGCGCGCCTGGCCGCGACCTGCAAGACGCTCACCGGCCACGCCGCAACGCGCCGCCCGGTGGCGCCGGCCGAGCCGTATGACAGCGCCGAGTCCTTTGCCGCGGACGTGCAGGTGGTGATCGATTCGTTGCGCGCCCACCACGGCCAGGCGCTGGCCAGCAACCGCATCGACGCACTGGCGCGCGCGATCGCCGTGTTCGGCTTTCACCTGGCTTCGGTCGACATGCGCCAGGTGTCGGACGTGCACGAGGCGGTCATCGCCGAACTGTTCGCCGCCGCCGGCATCGCCGCCGACTACGCCAAGCTGCCCGAGCAGCGCAAGCTGGAACTGCTGCTGGCGGAGCTGCGCCAGCCGCGCCTGCTGACGCTGCCCTGGCACGAGTACTCGGAGCAGACCCGCAAGGAACTGGCGATCTTCGCCGCCGCGCGCGAGCTGCGTGGCCGCTACGGCAAGCGCATCGCGCGCAACTACATCATCTCGCACACCGAGACGCTGTCGGACCTGGTCGAAGTGATGCTGCTGCAGAAGGAGTCCGGCATGCTGCAGGGCACGCTGGGCAGCAAGACCGACCCGGCGCGCATGGAGCTGATGGTGATCCCGCTGTTCGAGACCATCGAAGACTTGCGCAATGCCGCCGGCATCATGCAGTCGCTGCTGGACCTGCCGGGCTTCGATTCGGTGATCGCGCACCATGGCGTCGAGCAGGAAGTGATGCTCGGCTACTCCGACTCGAACAAGGACGGCGGCTTCCTGACCTCGACCTGGGAGCTGTACAAGGCCGAACTGGCGCTGGTGCAGCTGTTTGAGCAGCGCAAGGTCAAGCTGCGCCTGTTCCATGGCCGCGGCGGCACCGTCGGCCGCGGCGGTGGCCCGACCTACGACGCCATCCTGTCGCAGCCGCCGGGCACGGTGAACGGCCAGATCCGCCTGACCGAACAGGGCGAGATCATCAACAGCAAGTTCGCCAACGCCGAGATCGGCCGGCGCAACCTGGAGACGGTGGTCGCCGCCACGCTGGAAGCGTCGCTGCTGCCGCAGCAGAACGCGCCCAAGGACCTCGACATGTTCGAGGCGGTGATGCAGCAGCTGTCGGACCGCGCCTTCACGGCCTACCGTGACCTGGTGTACGAGACCCCCGGCTTCAAGGACTACTTCTTCGCCACCACGCCGATCACCGAGATCGCCGACCTGAACCTGGGTTCGCGTCCGGCCTCGCGCAAGCTGATGGACAAGAAGAACCGCCGCATCGAAGACCTGCGCGCGATCCCGTGGGGCTTCTCGTGGGGCCAATGCCGGCTGCTGCTGCCGGGCTGGTACGGCTTCGGCAGCGCGGTCAGGGAGCTGCTGGACAGCGCGCCCGATGACAAGGCGCGCAAGTCGGCCGTCACCACGCTGCGCCGCATGGTCAAGACCTGGCCCTTCTTCTCGACGCTGCTGTCCAATATGGACATGGTGCTGGCCAAGACCGACCTGGCGGTGGCCTCGCGCTACGCGCAGCTGTGCGACGACGCTGCGCTGCGCCGCAACGTGTTCAACCGCATCAGCAAGGAATGGCACCTGACCTGCGAGATGCTGGCGCTGATCACCGGCCACCAGGAACGGCTGGCGGACAATCCGCTGCTGGCGCGCTCGATCAAGAACCGCTTTGCCTACCTCGATCCGCTGAACCACTTGCAGGTTGAGTTGCTCAAGCGCTACCGCTCGGTCAAGGATGGCGATGACATCCGGGTTCGGCGAGGTATCCACCTGACCATCAACGGGGTGGCGGCGGGGTTGCGTAATACGGGCTGATCGCACGCACAGCGCGGGTCGCCCCCCTCTCCCGCGCCAGTGGGAGAGGGGGCGGGGGTGAGGGCTGGCGCCTGCAACGGGCGACGGCCTCCCCTGCGCCGGGCCCGGCTCTGCCGGAACTTCGACCCCTGCAGTACTGCCAACGCCTGCCCTCACCCCCTGCCCCTCTTCCTCATG includes the following:
- a CDS encoding phosphoenolpyruvate carboxylase (K01595: ppc; phosphoenolpyruvate carboxylase [EC:4.1.1.31]); the protein is MTQHAARPGGRRTGSAAKNQTPVTASGHSDVGGASTPKSPRSAPGKGAKRATQPQLSIVSSNGTTLASPVRRTADKDLPLREDIRFLGRLLGDCLREQEGDAAFEVVETIRQTAVRFRRENDRAAGAELDRLLKRLSRDQTNQVVRAFSYFSHLANIAEDQHHNRRRRVHALAGSPPQAGSLPHALEAIDAAGVTGKQLRKFLDEALIVPVLTAHPTEVQRKSILDAEREIARLLAERDLPMTAREREHNTAQLRAKVTTLWQTRMLRDARLTVADEIENALSYYRTTFLRGIPQLMSELEEDIAAVFPAMRKRKGTPGAQPTPLAPFMQMGSWIGGDRDGNPNVTAETLEHAASQQAQLILDWYLDEVHALGAELSMSTLMVDASPELLALAERSPDHSEHRADEPYRRALIGIYARLAATCKTLTGHAATRRPVAPAEPYDSAESFAADVQVVIDSLRAHHGQALASNRIDALARAIAVFGFHLASVDMRQVSDVHEAVIAELFAAAGIAADYAKLPEQRKLELLLAELRQPRLLTLPWHEYSEQTRKELAIFAAARELRGRYGKRIARNYIISHTETLSDLVEVMLLQKESGMLQGTLGSKTDPARMELMVIPLFETIEDLRNAAGIMQSLLDLPGFDSVIAHHGVEQEVMLGYSDSNKDGGFLTSTWELYKAELALVQLFEQRKVKLRLFHGRGGTVGRGGGPTYDAILSQPPGTVNGQIRLTEQGEIINSKFANAEIGRRNLETVVAATLEASLLPQQNAPKDLDMFEAVMQQLSDRAFTAYRDLVYETPGFKDYFFATTPITEIADLNLGSRPASRKLMDKKNRRIEDLRAIPWGFSWGQCRLLLPGWYGFGSAVRELLDSAPDDKARKSAVTTLRRMVKTWPFFSTLLSNMDMVLAKTDLAVASRYAQLCDDAALRRNVFNRISKEWHLTCEMLALITGHQERLADNPLLARSIKNRFAYLDPLNHLQVELLKRYRSVKDGDDIRVRRGIHLTINGVAAGLRNTG